Proteins encoded by one window of Serratia nevei:
- a CDS encoding purine-cytosine permease family protein, translated as MTDINRNEAWKVESTGIDRVPDAEQTGKPIELFWIWSAANIGILGVVYGAIIVGFGLSFLQSVLAALLGVASFVLVGLTSFAGKRGRTSTLTLSRVIFGLKGNVAPTLFSWINLMGWEAVNVITGTLTLAALFEAFGLGSSHLLTALSLLLFGGLTVVVSLLGQNTVVWMQSWFSRIFGTMTLIVVLYILFNTEWSQVLALPSGSWLTGFLPAVSVIAAGTGISWAIAGADYSRYQSPSSSSKSIFAAVMGGACLPLMLLMLAGILLSVQLPDLASAANPIALIGSVLPAWMAIPYLLAATAGIVTIAVLSLYSASLNLLTIGVQVKQWLAVSIDAVVVLGIALYVLFISGDFMGPFISFLVFCGVFLAAWEAIFLLDYLCLRRRHGYDGNALYGLHGQNRGVRKAPLFCWFLGALCGLLVTKTGFIDGPLAKGLFADSSLGLFVSFAVSLIAYGLYLTQRREHQ; from the coding sequence ATGACCGATATCAATCGCAATGAAGCATGGAAGGTAGAAAGCACCGGTATCGATCGGGTGCCGGACGCGGAACAGACCGGCAAGCCCATCGAGCTGTTTTGGATCTGGTCGGCGGCCAATATCGGCATTCTCGGCGTGGTGTACGGCGCCATTATCGTCGGCTTCGGCTTATCCTTCCTGCAATCGGTACTCGCCGCGCTGCTCGGCGTCGCCAGCTTCGTGCTGGTCGGCCTCACCAGCTTCGCCGGCAAGCGCGGGCGCACCTCTACGCTGACGCTCTCACGGGTGATTTTCGGCCTGAAGGGCAACGTGGCGCCCACCCTGTTCAGTTGGATCAACCTGATGGGCTGGGAAGCGGTCAATGTGATCACCGGCACCCTGACGCTGGCGGCGCTGTTCGAGGCCTTCGGGTTGGGTAGCAGCCACCTGCTGACCGCGCTCAGCCTGCTGCTGTTCGGCGGGCTCACTGTCGTCGTCAGCCTGCTGGGGCAAAATACCGTGGTCTGGATGCAAAGCTGGTTCAGCCGCATCTTCGGCACCATGACGCTGATCGTGGTGCTCTATATCCTGTTCAACACCGAGTGGAGCCAGGTGCTGGCGCTGCCTTCCGGCAGCTGGTTGACCGGCTTCCTGCCGGCGGTATCGGTGATCGCCGCCGGCACCGGCATCAGCTGGGCGATTGCCGGCGCCGATTACAGCCGCTATCAAAGCCCGAGCTCATCGAGCAAAAGCATTTTCGCCGCGGTAATGGGCGGCGCCTGTTTGCCGCTGATGCTGCTGATGCTGGCCGGCATCCTGCTTTCCGTGCAGCTGCCCGATCTGGCCAGCGCCGCCAACCCCATCGCGCTGATAGGCTCCGTGCTGCCCGCCTGGATGGCGATCCCTTATCTGCTGGCCGCCACCGCTGGCATCGTCACCATCGCGGTGCTCAGCCTGTATTCCGCCAGCCTTAACCTGCTGACCATCGGCGTGCAGGTCAAACAGTGGCTGGCGGTGTCGATCGACGCTGTCGTAGTGCTGGGCATCGCCCTGTATGTGCTGTTCATCTCCGGCGATTTCATGGGGCCGTTCATCTCCTTCCTGGTGTTCTGCGGCGTCTTCCTGGCGGCCTGGGAGGCGATTTTCCTGCTCGATTACCTGTGCCTGCGCCGCCGCCACGGGTATGATGGCAACGCTTTGTACGGCCTGCATGGCCAGAACCGCGGCGTGCGCAAAGCCCCGCTGTTCTGCTGGTTCCTCGGCGCCCTGTGCGGCCTGCTGGTCACCAAAACCGGTTTTATCGACGGCCCGCTGGCCAAAGGCTTGTTCGCCGATTCCAGCCTGGGGCTGTTTGTGTCGTTCGCGGTGAGTCTGATCGCTTACGGTCTGTACCTGACCCAACGCAGAGAACATCAATGA
- a CDS encoding PfkB family carbohydrate kinase, translating to MSEWETVTPVLVIGGAVGDLVMTLPRLPTSGEDIEAQPQARQIGGCAFNVARALVRLETPVINGMPVGNGEWGAAAEAAMGELGLEVLLRHGQMDNGWCLALVEPDGERTFITVSGCESQWNKAQLATLPLTEHTLIYASGYELAGESGEALREWLTRMPFDQPRLIDPGPRIAQLSEDFFAMLSDSHTLLTLNRDEVAALCGAGDAVEAAQRYAAAHNLTLVCRLDRDGAWICDGRTPPLHVPAYPVEVVDTIGAGDAHCAGLLAGLSAGWPLPQAVDLANRVAACVVASLGAANPPDWQQLQQRFPQA from the coding sequence ATGAGTGAGTGGGAAACTGTAACACCTGTCCTGGTTATTGGGGGCGCGGTCGGCGATCTGGTGATGACGCTGCCGCGCCTGCCGACCAGCGGCGAAGATATCGAAGCCCAGCCGCAGGCGCGGCAAATCGGCGGCTGCGCGTTCAACGTGGCGCGCGCGCTGGTGCGCCTGGAAACGCCGGTGATTAACGGCATGCCGGTTGGCAACGGCGAATGGGGCGCGGCTGCCGAAGCCGCCATGGGCGAGCTGGGGCTGGAGGTGCTGTTGCGCCACGGCCAGATGGACAACGGCTGGTGCCTGGCGCTGGTGGAGCCGGACGGCGAACGCACCTTCATCACGGTTTCCGGTTGCGAAAGCCAATGGAATAAAGCGCAGCTGGCGACGCTGCCGCTGACGGAGCACACCCTGATCTACGCCAGCGGCTACGAGCTGGCGGGCGAAAGCGGCGAAGCGCTGCGCGAGTGGCTGACGCGCATGCCGTTTGACCAACCGCGCCTGATCGATCCCGGCCCGCGCATCGCTCAGCTCAGCGAAGATTTCTTCGCCATGCTCAGCGACAGCCACACCCTATTGACGCTCAACCGCGACGAAGTGGCCGCGCTGTGCGGCGCCGGCGACGCCGTGGAGGCCGCGCAGCGCTATGCCGCCGCCCACAACCTGACGCTGGTCTGCCGCCTGGATCGCGACGGCGCGTGGATCTGCGACGGCCGCACGCCGCCGCTGCACGTTCCCGCCTATCCGGTAGAGGTGGTCGACACCATCGGCGCGGGCGATGCCCACTGCGCCGGTTTACTGGCGGGCCTGTCTGCCGGCTGGCCGCTGCCGCAGGCGGTCGATCTGGCCAACCGGGTCGCCGCTTGCGTGGTGGCCAGCCTCGGGGCCGCCAATCCGCCGGACTGGCAGCAGTTGCAACAGCGCTTCCCGCAGGCCTGA
- a CDS encoding nucleoside permease, with translation MAIKTRLKVMIFLQFFIWGAWLVTLGSYMINTLHFSGMQVGMVYSAKGIAALIMPGLAGIIADRWMKANSLYALCHLLGALALYCAAQVEQPMLMFWVMLFNAMVYMPTIALSNAISYFCLEKHGFDTVKDFPPVRVYGTVGFILAMWLVGFSQIELSNLQLYLASAASLLLSAYSLTLPRCPTNRAAESKSWVSVLGLDALVLFRQRRMALFFLFAMLLGAALQITNTFGNPFLHDLSLNPLYQDSLSVRYPAVLLSLSQISEVFFILTIPFFLRRYGIKQVMLISMAAWTLRFLFLAYGTPVGFGFVLLLLSMIVYGCAFDFFNISGAIFVEKEADHRIRASAQGLFMTMVNGLGAYLGALASGEVVDFFSHDGVKDWQSIWLVFALYTLVLGIVFALSFNYRHSPQESAVAAQ, from the coding sequence ATGGCGATAAAAACACGATTGAAAGTCATGATTTTCCTGCAGTTCTTTATCTGGGGTGCCTGGCTGGTCACGCTGGGCTCCTACATGATTAACACGCTGCATTTCAGCGGCATGCAGGTGGGGATGGTTTACAGCGCCAAAGGCATCGCTGCGCTGATCATGCCGGGGCTGGCGGGCATCATTGCCGATCGGTGGATGAAGGCCAACTCTCTGTATGCGCTTTGCCACCTGCTCGGGGCGCTGGCGCTGTACTGCGCGGCGCAGGTCGAGCAACCGATGCTGATGTTCTGGGTGATGCTGTTCAACGCCATGGTCTATATGCCGACCATCGCGCTCTCCAACGCCATTTCCTATTTTTGCCTCGAGAAGCACGGCTTTGACACGGTGAAGGACTTTCCGCCGGTGCGGGTGTACGGCACGGTGGGGTTCATTCTGGCGATGTGGCTGGTCGGCTTTAGCCAAATTGAGCTCAGCAATCTGCAGCTGTACCTGGCTTCTGCGGCGTCGCTGCTGCTGTCCGCCTATTCGCTGACGCTGCCGCGCTGCCCGACCAACCGCGCGGCCGAGTCAAAGAGCTGGGTGAGCGTGCTGGGGCTGGATGCGCTGGTGCTGTTCCGCCAGCGGCGCATGGCGCTGTTTTTCCTGTTCGCCATGTTGCTTGGAGCGGCGCTGCAGATAACCAATACCTTCGGCAACCCGTTCCTGCACGATCTGTCGCTCAATCCGCTGTATCAGGACAGCCTCAGCGTCCGGTATCCGGCGGTGCTGCTGTCGCTGTCGCAGATCTCTGAAGTGTTCTTTATCCTCACCATTCCCTTCTTCCTGCGCCGTTACGGCATCAAGCAGGTGATGCTGATCAGCATGGCGGCCTGGACGCTGCGTTTCCTGTTCCTGGCGTACGGCACGCCGGTCGGCTTTGGTTTCGTTCTGCTGCTGCTGTCGATGATCGTCTACGGCTGTGCGTTCGACTTCTTTAATATCTCCGGCGCGATCTTCGTCGAGAAAGAGGCCGATCACCGCATCCGCGCCAGCGCGCAGGGGCTGTTCATGACCATGGTGAACGGGTTGGGCGCCTATCTCGGGGCGCTTGCCAGCGGCGAGGTGGTGGACTTCTTCAGCCATGACGGCGTGAAAGACTGGCAGAGCATCTGGCTGGTATTTGCGCTGTATACGCTGGTGCTGGGGATCGTGTTCGCGTTGAGCTTCAACTACCGCCACTCGCCGCAGGAGAGCGCGGTGGCGGCGCAGTAA
- the xapA gene encoding xanthosine phosphorylase, whose amino-acid sequence MFNQEDAFTCADVVRARLPDFQPKAALILGSGLGALAEVMTETVTIDYAELPGFPVSGVAGHAGQLVAGKLEGVPVLCMKGRGHFYEGRGMQVMTTAVRTFKLLDCEFLLATNAAGSLRRSVAPGSLVAITDHINFMPESPLVGANDERFGPRFFSLANAYDRDLRAQLAAVAESAGIPLAEGVFAAYTGPNFETPAEIRMMQTLGCDVVGMSIVPEVLTARHCGLKVLVVSAMTNYAEGLSDTPLSHEQTLSCAALAADDFMRLIRELFKTL is encoded by the coding sequence ATGTTTAATCAAGAAGATGCTTTTACCTGCGCCGATGTCGTCCGCGCACGCCTGCCGGATTTCCAGCCGAAAGCGGCCTTGATTCTCGGCTCCGGGCTTGGCGCCCTGGCGGAGGTGATGACCGAAACCGTCACCATCGACTACGCGGAGCTGCCGGGCTTTCCGGTGAGCGGCGTCGCCGGCCATGCCGGGCAGCTGGTCGCCGGCAAGCTGGAGGGCGTACCGGTATTGTGCATGAAAGGGCGCGGTCATTTCTATGAAGGGCGCGGCATGCAGGTGATGACCACCGCGGTGCGCACCTTCAAACTGCTGGACTGCGAATTCCTGCTGGCGACCAACGCCGCTGGTTCGCTGCGCCGCTCGGTGGCGCCGGGCAGCCTGGTGGCCATTACCGATCACATCAACTTCATGCCGGAATCGCCGCTGGTCGGCGCCAACGACGAGCGCTTCGGGCCGCGCTTCTTCAGCCTGGCAAACGCCTACGATCGCGATCTGCGCGCCCAGCTGGCGGCGGTGGCCGAAAGCGCGGGCATCCCGCTGGCGGAAGGGGTATTCGCCGCCTACACCGGGCCGAATTTCGAAACGCCGGCGGAGATCCGCATGATGCAGACCCTGGGCTGCGACGTGGTGGGGATGTCGATCGTGCCGGAAGTCCTGACGGCGCGCCACTGCGGCCTCAAGGTGCTGGTGGTATCCGCGATGACCAACTACGCCGAAGGGCTGTCGGATACGCCGCTCTCCCATGAACAAACGCTCAGCTGCGCGGCGCTGGCGGCGGACGATTTCATGCGCCTGATCCGCGAGCTGTTCAAAACGCTGTAA
- a CDS encoding LysR family transcriptional regulator yields MNQPHALPDPGRINFRLLHYFRVVAEEMNFTQAARRLNMSQPPLSKHIKELESQLGVVLFKRTTRSMTLTPAGRTLLRNVERLLDQADSALHQVQQMGRGEGGHMVVGMVGTSAWGGLIAALRRFSEQSAGVTWSLNELTPSQQIAALQKRHIDIGVWREAQQQTLPGLTCQRLASESIAVVLPLDHPLAQQENIPLAALQNDSFIVLPPHEASLGLYLHNLCLQQGFLPDVAYQVNEPQTLLALVAEGCGITLLPDSYGRIPWPGVRFCSLQQAPPADLYAVYRADSITPVVQAFLEMLRAP; encoded by the coding sequence ATGAATCAGCCCCATGCCCTGCCCGATCCCGGCCGGATTAACTTCCGCCTGCTGCACTATTTCCGCGTGGTGGCGGAAGAGATGAACTTCACCCAGGCGGCTCGGCGGCTGAATATGTCACAGCCGCCGCTCAGCAAGCACATCAAGGAGTTGGAGAGCCAGCTCGGCGTGGTGCTGTTCAAACGCACCACCCGCTCCATGACGCTGACGCCGGCCGGCCGCACGCTGCTGCGCAACGTCGAGCGGCTGCTGGATCAGGCCGACAGCGCGCTGCATCAGGTGCAACAGATGGGGCGCGGCGAAGGCGGCCACATGGTGGTCGGCATGGTCGGCACCTCGGCCTGGGGCGGCCTGATCGCGGCGCTGCGGCGGTTCAGCGAGCAAAGCGCCGGCGTCACCTGGTCGTTGAACGAGCTGACGCCCAGCCAGCAAATCGCCGCGCTGCAAAAGCGGCATATCGATATCGGGGTCTGGCGAGAGGCGCAGCAGCAGACGCTGCCGGGGTTGACCTGCCAACGGTTGGCAAGCGAAAGCATCGCCGTGGTGCTGCCGCTCGATCATCCGCTGGCGCAGCAGGAAAACATCCCGCTGGCGGCGCTGCAGAACGATAGCTTCATCGTGCTGCCGCCGCATGAGGCCAGCCTGGGGCTGTATCTGCACAATCTGTGTCTGCAGCAAGGATTCTTGCCGGACGTCGCTTATCAGGTCAACGAGCCGCAAACCCTGCTGGCGCTGGTGGCGGAAGGCTGCGGCATTACGCTGCTGCCGGACAGCTACGGCCGCATTCCGTGGCCCGGCGTCCGCTTTTGCTCGCTGCAACAGGCGCCGCCGGCAGATCTGTATGCGGTTTACCGCGCCGACAGCATCACACCGGTGGTGCAGGCCTTTTTGGAGATGCTGCGGGCGCCGTAA
- the ftsP gene encoding cell division protein FtsP: protein MSLSRRQFLQASGLALCASAVPLRAEASGTQTPLPIPPLLESRRGQPLFLTLQRAHWAFMDNRKAAVWGVNGMYLGPTVRVYSGDDVKLIYSNRLQEPVAMTVSGLQVPGTLMGGAPRMMSPNVDWSPVLPIRQAAATCWYHANTPNRMAPHVYNGLAGLWLVEDAVSKALPLPNHYGVDDFPLIIQDKRFDNFGTPQYDAPSQGGFVGDTLLVNGVQNPYVEVSRGWVRLRLLNASNARRYTLQLSDGRPFNVIASDQGFLPAPVAVQQLSLAPGERREVLIDMSKGDEVTITAGEAAGIMDRLRGLFEPSSILVSTQVLTLRPTGLLPLVTDNLPMRLLADQLLDGSASRTRDFRLGDGGVGINGAIWDMNRIDVQAQQGTWERWNIHADTPQSFHIQGVQFLIKRVNGAQPMAEDRGWKDTVWVDGDVELLVYFNQPTSEHFPFLYYSQTLEMADRGTAGQLMVQPTM from the coding sequence ATGTCACTCAGTCGACGTCAGTTTTTACAGGCATCGGGCCTGGCGCTGTGCGCGAGCGCCGTGCCGCTGAGGGCAGAGGCGAGCGGAACGCAGACCCCATTACCCATTCCGCCGCTGCTGGAGTCTCGCCGCGGTCAGCCGCTGTTCCTGACCCTGCAGCGTGCCCACTGGGCGTTTATGGATAACCGCAAAGCGGCGGTGTGGGGCGTCAACGGCATGTATTTGGGGCCGACGGTGCGGGTTTACAGCGGCGACGACGTCAAGCTGATCTACAGCAACCGCCTGCAGGAGCCGGTGGCGATGACCGTCAGCGGGCTGCAGGTGCCGGGCACGCTGATGGGCGGCGCGCCGCGCATGATGTCGCCGAACGTCGACTGGTCGCCGGTGCTGCCTATTCGTCAGGCGGCAGCCACCTGCTGGTACCACGCCAACACGCCGAACCGCATGGCGCCGCACGTTTACAACGGGCTGGCCGGGCTGTGGCTGGTGGAAGATGCCGTCAGCAAAGCGCTGCCGCTGCCCAACCACTACGGCGTCGACGATTTCCCGCTGATCATTCAGGACAAGCGCTTCGATAACTTCGGCACGCCGCAATACGATGCGCCGTCGCAGGGCGGCTTCGTCGGCGATACGCTGTTGGTCAACGGCGTGCAAAACCCGTATGTCGAAGTGTCGCGCGGCTGGGTGCGTTTGCGCCTGCTTAACGCCTCCAACGCGCGCCGCTATACCCTGCAGCTCAGCGACGGGCGCCCATTCAACGTGATCGCCAGCGATCAGGGCTTCCTGCCCGCGCCGGTCGCGGTGCAGCAGCTGTCGCTGGCGCCGGGCGAACGCCGGGAAGTGCTGATCGACATGTCGAAGGGCGACGAGGTGACCATCACCGCCGGTGAAGCTGCGGGCATCATGGATCGCCTGCGTGGCCTGTTCGAGCCGTCGAGCATTCTGGTGTCCACCCAGGTGCTGACGCTGCGCCCGACCGGCCTGCTGCCGCTGGTGACCGACAACCTGCCGATGCGCCTGCTGGCGGATCAGCTGTTGGACGGCAGCGCCAGCCGCACCCGCGATTTCCGCCTGGGCGACGGCGGCGTTGGCATCAACGGCGCGATTTGGGACATGAACCGCATCGACGTGCAGGCGCAGCAAGGCACCTGGGAACGCTGGAACATTCATGCGGATACGCCGCAGTCGTTCCATATTCAGGGCGTGCAGTTCCTGATCAAACGCGTCAACGGCGCGCAGCCGATGGCGGAAGATCGTGGCTGGAAGGACACCGTCTGGGTCGATGGCGACGTCGAGCTGCTGGTGTATTTCAACCAACCTACCTCCGAACACTTCCCGTTCCTGTATTACAGCCAGACGCTGGAAATGGCCGATCGCGGCACCGCCGGCCAGCTGATGGTGCAGCCGACGATGTAA
- a CDS encoding 1-acylglycerol-3-phosphate O-acyltransferase, which yields MLLILRAVLATLFCILVCIFGSVYCLFSPRNPRHVATFGHLFGRLSTLFGIKVETRVPADAANNGNCIYIANHQNNYDMVTASNIVQPRTVTVGKKSLVWIPFFGPLYWLTGNLLIDRDNRAKAHGTIAQVAEQFKKKDISIWMFPEGTRSRGRGLMPFKTGAFHAAIAAGVPIVPICVSTTSGNINLNRWNNGHVIVEMLAPVDTSKYGKENVRELAAHCRELMEAKIAELDAEVAQRNAAKK from the coding sequence ATGTTATTGATTTTGCGTGCCGTTCTCGCCACTCTTTTCTGTATTCTGGTGTGTATTTTCGGTTCTGTTTATTGCTTGTTCAGCCCGCGCAATCCCCGCCATGTGGCGACCTTCGGCCACCTTTTCGGCCGCCTGTCGACGCTGTTCGGCATCAAGGTTGAAACCCGCGTGCCGGCCGATGCGGCCAACAACGGCAACTGCATCTATATCGCTAACCACCAAAATAACTACGACATGGTGACGGCCTCGAATATCGTGCAGCCGCGCACCGTGACCGTCGGTAAAAAAAGTCTGGTGTGGATCCCGTTTTTCGGCCCGCTGTATTGGCTGACCGGTAATCTGCTGATAGATCGTGATAATCGCGCCAAGGCGCATGGCACCATCGCCCAGGTGGCGGAGCAGTTCAAAAAGAAAGACATTTCGATCTGGATGTTCCCGGAAGGGACCCGCAGCCGCGGTCGCGGGCTGATGCCGTTTAAAACCGGCGCGTTCCACGCGGCCATCGCCGCCGGCGTGCCGATTGTGCCGATCTGCGTATCGACCACCAGCGGTAATATAAATCTTAATCGCTGGAATAACGGTCATGTGATCGTCGAGATGTTGGCGCCGGTGGATACCAGCAAATACGGCAAAGAAAACGTGCGCGAGCTGGCGGCCCATTGCCGCGAGCTGATGGAGGCGAAGATCGCCGAATTGGACGCCGAAGTCGCCCAGCGCAACGCCGCCAAAAAATAA
- the parC gene encoding DNA topoisomerase IV subunit A, with translation MSDLTHDGVERLPLHTFTENAYLNYSMYVIMDRALPYIGDGLKPVQRRIIYAMSELGLNNSAKFKKSARTVGDVLGKYHPHGDSACYEAMVLMAQPFSYRYPLVDGQGNWGAPDDPKSFAAMRYTESRLSKYAEVLLAELGQGTVDWIPNFDGTLQEPKMLPARLPNILLNGTTGIAVGMATDIPPHNVREVAAAAVALLDKPGASLDDLLEFVQGPDFPTEAEIITPRDEIRKIYQSGRGSVRMRAVWKKEDGSAVITALPHQVSGAKVLEQIASQMRAKKLPMVEDLRDESDHENPTRLVIVPRSNRIDLEQVMNHLFATTDLERSYRINMNMIGLDNRPQVKGLVEILTEWLAYRRDTVRRRLNYRLEKVLKRLHILEGLLVAFLNIDEVIHIIRSEDEPKPVLMQRFGISDTQAEAILELKLRHLAKLEEVKIRGEQDELAKERDQLQALLASERKLNTLIKKEIQADAQTYGDDRRSPLTERAEAKAMSEHDFVPSEPVTIVLSEMGWVRSAKGHDIDPAGLSYKAGDSFRGAARGKSNQPVVFIDSTGRSYALDPMTLPSARGQGEPLTGKLTPPPGATIEQVLMAADDQKLLMASDAGYGFVCTFNDLVARNRAGKVMITLPDNARALPPMEIHGADDMLLSITAAGRMLMFPVADLPQLSKGKGNKIVSIPAAQAAAGEDKLAWLFVLPPQASVTLHVGKRKLTLRPEDLQKFRAERGRKGTQLPRGLQRIDRVEVDAPVRASGGDSEE, from the coding sequence ATGAGTGATCTGACTCATGACGGTGTAGAGCGTTTACCGCTGCACACATTCACTGAAAACGCCTATCTGAACTATTCCATGTACGTCATCATGGATCGGGCGTTGCCGTACATTGGCGACGGTTTGAAGCCGGTACAACGCCGCATCATCTACGCCATGTCTGAGCTGGGGCTGAACAACAGCGCCAAATTCAAGAAATCCGCCCGTACCGTGGGCGACGTGCTGGGTAAATACCACCCGCACGGCGACAGCGCGTGTTATGAAGCCATGGTGCTGATGGCGCAGCCGTTCTCGTACCGCTATCCGCTGGTGGACGGCCAGGGGAACTGGGGGGCGCCGGACGATCCCAAGTCGTTTGCGGCGATGCGTTATACCGAATCGCGCCTTTCCAAATACGCCGAAGTGCTGCTGGCCGAGCTGGGGCAGGGCACCGTCGACTGGATCCCGAACTTTGACGGCACGTTGCAAGAGCCGAAGATGTTGCCGGCGCGCCTGCCGAATATCCTGCTGAACGGCACCACCGGCATCGCCGTCGGCATGGCGACCGACATTCCGCCGCACAACGTGCGCGAAGTCGCGGCGGCGGCGGTGGCGCTGCTCGACAAGCCGGGCGCCTCGCTCGATGACCTGCTCGAATTCGTGCAGGGGCCGGACTTCCCGACTGAAGCCGAGATCATCACCCCGCGCGATGAAATCCGCAAAATTTACCAGAGCGGCCGCGGCTCGGTGCGCATGCGCGCCGTGTGGAAGAAAGAAGACGGCAGCGCGGTGATCACCGCCTTGCCGCATCAGGTGTCCGGAGCCAAGGTGCTGGAGCAGATCGCCAGCCAGATGCGCGCCAAGAAGCTGCCGATGGTCGAAGATCTGCGCGATGAATCCGACCACGAAAACCCGACGCGTCTGGTGATCGTGCCGCGCTCCAACCGTATCGATCTGGAACAGGTGATGAACCACCTGTTCGCCACCACCGATCTGGAGCGCAGCTACCGCATCAACATGAACATGATCGGTCTGGATAACCGCCCGCAGGTCAAAGGGCTGGTGGAGATCCTCACCGAATGGCTGGCCTACCGTCGCGACACGGTGCGCCGCCGCCTGAACTACCGCCTCGAGAAAGTGCTGAAACGCCTGCATATCCTCGAAGGTTTGCTGGTGGCGTTCCTCAACATCGACGAGGTGATCCACATCATCCGCAGCGAGGATGAACCGAAGCCGGTGCTGATGCAGCGTTTCGGCATCTCCGACACCCAGGCGGAAGCGATCCTCGAGCTGAAACTGCGTCACCTGGCCAAGCTGGAAGAGGTCAAGATCCGCGGCGAGCAGGATGAGCTGGCGAAAGAGCGCGATCAGCTGCAGGCGCTACTGGCGTCCGAGCGCAAGCTGAACACGCTGATTAAGAAAGAGATCCAGGCCGACGCGCAGACCTACGGCGACGATCGCCGTTCGCCGCTGACCGAGCGTGCGGAAGCCAAGGCGATGAGCGAGCACGACTTCGTGCCGTCCGAGCCGGTGACCATCGTGCTGTCTGAAATGGGCTGGGTGCGCAGCGCCAAGGGCCACGACATCGATCCGGCCGGCCTGAGCTACAAGGCCGGCGACAGCTTCCGCGGCGCGGCGCGCGGCAAGAGCAACCAGCCGGTGGTGTTCATCGACTCCACCGGGCGCAGCTACGCGCTCGATCCGATGACGCTGCCTTCGGCGCGCGGGCAGGGCGAGCCGCTGACCGGCAAGCTGACGCCGCCGCCGGGCGCCACCATTGAGCAGGTGCTGATGGCGGCCGACGACCAGAAGCTGCTGATGGCGTCCGATGCCGGTTACGGCTTCGTTTGCACCTTCAACGATCTGGTGGCGCGCAACCGCGCCGGCAAGGTGATGATCACGCTGCCGGACAACGCCAGGGCGCTGCCGCCGATGGAGATCCACGGCGCAGACGACATGCTGCTGTCGATCACCGCCGCCGGGCGCATGCTGATGTTCCCGGTTGCCGATCTGCCGCAGCTGTCGAAGGGCAAAGGCAACAAGATCGTCTCCATTCCGGCAGCCCAGGCGGCGGCCGGTGAAGACAAGCTGGCCTGGCTGTTCGTGCTGCCGCCGCAGGCGTCCGTCACGCTGCACGTCGGCAAACGCAAGCTGACGCTGCGGCCGGAAGATCTGCAGAAGTTCCGTGCAGAGCGCGGTCGCAAGGGCACCCAGCTGCCGCGCGGACTGCAGCGTATCGATCGCGTTGAAGTGGATGCGCCGGTGCGGGCGTCGGGCGGCGACAGCGAAGAGTAA
- a CDS encoding NAD(P)H-dependent oxidoreductase translates to MSNILIINAKKQFGHSNGELNQTLSDVAESFLRDLQHDVQVTVVDDGYDIEAEVQKYLWADAVIYQMPGWWMGEPWILKKYIDEVFTAGHGSLYASDGRTRSDAGKKYGSGGLIQGKKYLLSLTWNAPLEAFTDPNQFFHGVGVDGVYLHFHKANQFLGMEALPTFICNDVIKQPDIETDIARYREHLAEIFA, encoded by the coding sequence ATGAGCAATATCCTGATTATCAACGCTAAAAAGCAATTCGGCCATTCCAACGGCGAACTCAACCAAACCCTGAGCGACGTGGCGGAAAGCTTCCTGCGCGATCTGCAGCACGATGTGCAGGTCACGGTGGTCGACGACGGCTATGACATTGAGGCCGAGGTGCAGAAATACCTGTGGGCCGATGCGGTCATCTATCAGATGCCGGGTTGGTGGATGGGCGAGCCGTGGATCCTGAAAAAATACATCGACGAAGTGTTCACCGCCGGCCACGGCAGCCTGTACGCCAGCGATGGCCGCACCCGCTCCGACGCCGGCAAGAAGTACGGTTCCGGCGGCCTGATTCAGGGTAAAAAATACCTGCTGAGCCTGACCTGGAACGCCCCGCTCGAGGCTTTCACCGATCCGAACCAGTTCTTCCACGGCGTCGGCGTCGACGGCGTTTACCTGCACTTCCACAAGGCCAACCAGTTCCTGGGGATGGAAGCCTTACCGACCTTTATCTGCAATGACGTGATAAAACAACCGGATATCGAAACGGACATCGCACGTTATCGCGAGCATCTGGCGGAAATTTTTGCTTAA
- a CDS encoding putative quinol monooxygenase: MITVIAEIKVKPGHRATVLQAIEKLVPLVLAEEGCGEYTPMVDSHTQAPWQKLSPDSVFMLEKWQSQAHLEKHLQIDHMLKHRETIKDYVLGTEIYVLENAL; encoded by the coding sequence ATGATCACCGTAATCGCAGAAATCAAAGTCAAACCCGGCCACCGCGCCACCGTGTTACAAGCCATTGAAAAACTGGTGCCGCTGGTGCTGGCGGAAGAAGGCTGCGGCGAATACACGCCGATGGTAGACAGCCACACCCAGGCCCCCTGGCAGAAACTGTCGCCGGACTCGGTGTTTATGCTGGAAAAATGGCAAAGCCAGGCGCATCTGGAAAAACACCTGCAGATCGACCATATGCTCAAGCACCGCGAGACCATCAAGGACTACGTGCTGGGTACCGAGATCTACGTGCTGGAAAACGCGCTGTAA